From the Paludisphaera mucosa genome, one window contains:
- a CDS encoding NmrA family NAD(P)-binding protein: MSQVKVLVTGATGDTGRATIDELLARGHRVRALAHGRDERSKALQDRGVEVVYGDLLDFGQVRAALDGVRRAYFVYPIRPGILQATAYFAQAAKEAGVDGIVNMSQKSAREDAKSHAATDHWLSERVFDWSGLTVAHIRPTYFAEWLLYLAPMIKAGLLHVPFGTGKHAPIAAEDQGRVIAGILEDPAKHKGAIYPLYGPVEYTYQETAQVLSRVLGKDVRYKQVDFEEFQKVLQVRNKATDGNAFLFQHLREVAIDHQNGIFEGTNELVEKLGGRPPITLEAFIEKHRSAFV; encoded by the coding sequence ATGAGCCAGGTCAAAGTGCTGGTCACCGGGGCGACGGGGGACACGGGGCGGGCGACGATCGACGAGCTGCTGGCTCGCGGCCATCGGGTGCGGGCGCTGGCCCACGGCCGGGACGAGCGGTCGAAGGCGTTGCAGGATCGCGGGGTCGAGGTCGTGTACGGCGACCTGCTCGACTTCGGCCAGGTGCGGGCCGCGCTCGATGGGGTCCGGCGGGCGTATTTCGTCTATCCGATCCGCCCGGGCATCTTGCAGGCGACGGCGTATTTCGCCCAGGCGGCGAAGGAGGCCGGCGTTGACGGCATCGTCAATATGTCGCAGAAGTCGGCGCGGGAGGATGCGAAGAGCCACGCGGCGACCGATCACTGGCTCTCCGAGCGGGTCTTCGACTGGTCGGGCCTGACGGTCGCCCACATCCGGCCGACGTACTTCGCCGAGTGGCTGCTCTACCTGGCCCCGATGATCAAGGCCGGCCTGCTCCACGTGCCGTTCGGCACCGGGAAGCACGCCCCGATCGCGGCCGAGGACCAGGGCCGCGTGATCGCCGGCATCCTCGAGGATCCGGCGAAGCACAAGGGCGCGATCTACCCGCTCTACGGCCCGGTCGAATACACCTATCAGGAGACCGCGCAGGTCTTGAGCCGCGTGCTCGGCAAGGACGTCCGCTACAAGCAGGTCGACTTCGAGGAATTCCAGAAGGTCCTGCAAGTCCGCAACAAGGCGACCGACGGCAACGCCTTCCTCTTCCAACACCTCCGGGAAGTCGCGATCGACCATCAAAATGGGATCTTCGAGGGGACGAACGAGCTGGTCGAGAAGCTGGGCGGCCGGCCCCCGATCACGCTCGAAGCGTTCATCGAGAAGCATCGCTCGGCGTTCGTCTGA
- a CDS encoding DUF1559 family PulG-like putative transporter, whose product MASSKTPSGRDGFTLIELLVVMAVVGLLVALLIPAVQAARSAARRMSCAANLKQLGLATLNYESTFHIFPLRSSGAQQSQFVALLPFLDQVPLYSSINMSGFLVTWPAGLNTTAESTRLSVLSCPADSASSQTKSPTNYAGNVGYGFQMGYSNNGLFSLTPVHVASVMDGTSQTALFAEWVIGSSVSDGGSGVADRRLYVFDTPSFAGDQNFEPFASYCGRGVNLSNSPVTSVKGGGWLQPGEGLNLYNHDVGLNGPSCTNAGGVPNGAWTAGSRHPGIVQVVFADGHVRAVKETISLISWRAMGTRAGGEIVDASEF is encoded by the coding sequence GTGGCAAGCTCGAAAACTCCATCGGGACGCGACGGCTTCACCCTCATCGAGCTCCTCGTCGTCATGGCCGTCGTCGGCCTGCTCGTCGCGCTCCTCATCCCCGCTGTGCAGGCGGCGCGGTCGGCCGCGAGGAGGATGAGCTGCGCGGCTAACCTGAAACAGCTTGGGCTGGCGACCCTCAACTACGAGTCGACTTTCCACATCTTCCCTTTGCGATCGTCAGGCGCTCAACAATCCCAATTCGTGGCACTGCTCCCCTTCCTGGATCAGGTGCCGCTCTATTCGTCCATAAATATGAGCGGGTTCCTGGTGACCTGGCCCGCAGGCCTGAATACGACTGCAGAAAGCACGAGATTGAGCGTGTTGTCGTGCCCAGCCGACTCGGCCTCCAGCCAGACGAAATCGCCCACGAATTACGCCGGCAACGTCGGCTACGGTTTTCAGATGGGGTATTCCAACAATGGCCTGTTCAGCCTCACGCCGGTGCACGTCGCCAGCGTCATGGACGGCACCTCGCAGACCGCGCTGTTCGCCGAATGGGTGATCGGCTCGTCGGTATCGGACGGAGGTTCGGGAGTCGCGGATCGAAGGCTCTACGTGTTCGACACCCCGAGCTTCGCAGGCGATCAAAATTTCGAGCCGTTCGCCTCGTATTGCGGCCGGGGCGTCAACCTATCGAATTCACCCGTCACCAGCGTGAAGGGCGGCGGGTGGTTGCAACCGGGCGAGGGCCTCAATCTTTACAACCATGACGTCGGATTGAACGGCCCATCGTGCACGAATGCCGGTGGGGTGCCGAATGGCGCGTGGACCGCAGGCAGTCGTCATCCCGGGATTGTTCAGGTCGTCTTCGCCGACGGGCATGTTCGGGCCGTCAAGGAGACGATCAGCCTCATCAGCTGGCGAGCGATGGGGACCCGCGCGGGGGGCGAGATCGTGGACGCAAGCGAATTCTGA
- a CDS encoding sulfatase-like hydrolase/transferase, whose product MIRARITLALFLTMFAAAQATAGEAGRRPSILFLYSDDQRADTIAALGNPNLRTPNLDALTRSGTALTRAYCNGARQGAVCVPSRAMLLSGRGLFRVQEQLQGQDTWPAAFGRAGYATFATGKWHNGPASLVKSFQKAEAIFLGGMGDPYMLPLQDLAPDGTFVNKRLSGEHSVKLFADAASRFISAQAGDAPFLCYVAFNFPHDPRTAPAEYRAKYRDGAIPLPANYLPEHPFDNGELLVRDERLAPWPRTPQVVRRNLADYYASIEYLDAQVGRILDALRDAGRIEDTIVVYAGDHGLAIGSHGLFGKQNLYEHSMRSPVILAGPGVPAARKVDAFAYLHDLFPTLGELAGVAGPEGGEGLSLVPVFQGREPTRRPDLFTAYRHLQRAVRDDRWKLIVYPRINKLQLFDLQADPAELHDLASDPAHAREVARLTALLRQRQAEAGDDLPLRSEQPEPEAFDFSKVR is encoded by the coding sequence ATGATCCGCGCCCGCATCACGCTCGCCCTCTTCCTGACGATGTTCGCGGCGGCCCAGGCGACGGCCGGCGAGGCCGGACGCCGGCCCAGCATCCTCTTCCTCTACAGCGACGACCAGCGGGCCGACACGATCGCGGCGCTGGGCAATCCGAACCTGCGCACGCCGAACCTCGACGCCCTGACGCGGAGCGGGACGGCCCTCACGCGGGCCTATTGCAACGGCGCCAGGCAAGGGGCCGTCTGCGTGCCCTCGCGGGCGATGCTGCTGAGCGGCCGCGGCCTCTTCCGCGTGCAGGAACAGCTCCAGGGACAGGACACGTGGCCCGCCGCCTTCGGCCGCGCCGGCTATGCGACGTTCGCGACCGGCAAGTGGCACAACGGGCCGGCCTCGCTCGTGAAGTCGTTCCAGAAGGCCGAGGCGATCTTCCTCGGCGGCATGGGCGACCCCTACATGCTCCCGCTCCAGGACCTCGCGCCCGACGGCACGTTCGTCAACAAACGCCTCAGCGGGGAGCATTCGGTCAAGCTGTTCGCCGACGCCGCCTCGCGGTTCATCAGCGCCCAGGCCGGCGACGCCCCGTTCCTCTGCTACGTCGCCTTCAACTTCCCGCACGACCCCCGCACCGCGCCGGCCGAGTACCGCGCGAAGTACCGCGACGGCGCCATCCCGCTGCCGGCCAACTACCTGCCCGAGCATCCCTTCGACAACGGCGAACTGCTCGTCCGCGACGAGCGCCTCGCCCCCTGGCCGCGCACGCCCCAGGTCGTCCGCCGGAACCTGGCCGACTACTACGCCTCGATCGAGTACCTCGACGCCCAGGTCGGCCGCATCCTCGACGCGCTCAGGGATGCGGGCCGCATCGAGGACACGATCGTCGTCTACGCCGGCGACCACGGGCTGGCGATCGGCAGCCACGGCCTCTTCGGCAAGCAAAATCTCTACGAGCACTCGATGCGGTCGCCGGTGATCCTGGCCGGCCCCGGCGTCCCGGCCGCCCGCAAGGTTGACGCGTTCGCCTACCTCCACGACCTCTTCCCCACCCTCGGCGAGCTAGCGGGCGTCGCCGGCCCCGAAGGCGGCGAGGGACTCAGCCTCGTCCCCGTCTTCCAGGGCCGCGAGCCGACCCGTCGCCCCGACCTCTTCACCGCCTACCGCCACCTCCAGCGCGCCGTCCGCGACGACCGCTGGAAACTGATCGTTTACCCCCGCATCAACAAGCTCCAGCTCTTCGACCTCCAGGCCGACCCCGCCGAGCTTCACGACCTCGCGTCCGACCCCGCCCACGCCCGCGAGGTCGCCCGCCTCACCGCCCTGCTCCGCCAGCGTCAGGCCGAAGCCGGCGACGACCTCCCGCTGCGATCCGAACAACCGGAGCCCGAGGCGTTCGACTTCTCGAAGGTCCGGTGA
- a CDS encoding RNA polymerase sigma factor → MSRGELDALERQLEARDPDVRLMLQIRDDVPGAFEAMVARYQDRLVGVLFHIVGKLEEAEDLSQDVFLRVYKARKGYRPKAKFSTWLFTIANNLAVNHARSKGRKPSTPIGAGYSADDSRAESPAYAVPGREKTASAQMRQVELSEVVREALAVLNEDQKMAVLLNKFEEMSYAEIGQVMNRSPAAVKSLLARARNELRERLEPYLELDAPAPAPRPRAAEG, encoded by the coding sequence GTGAGCCGTGGAGAACTCGACGCGCTGGAACGCCAGCTCGAGGCGCGCGACCCGGACGTGCGGCTCATGCTCCAGATCCGCGACGACGTCCCGGGCGCGTTCGAGGCGATGGTCGCGCGGTATCAGGACCGGCTGGTCGGCGTCCTCTTCCACATCGTCGGCAAGCTGGAGGAGGCCGAGGACCTCTCGCAGGACGTCTTTTTGAGGGTCTACAAGGCCCGCAAGGGGTATCGGCCCAAGGCGAAGTTCTCGACCTGGCTGTTCACGATCGCCAACAACCTGGCGGTGAACCACGCGCGGAGCAAGGGCCGGAAGCCGTCGACGCCGATCGGCGCGGGGTACTCGGCCGACGACTCGCGGGCCGAGAGCCCCGCCTACGCGGTTCCGGGCCGCGAGAAGACGGCGTCGGCCCAGATGCGGCAGGTGGAGCTGTCGGAGGTCGTCCGCGAGGCGCTCGCGGTCCTGAACGAGGACCAGAAGATGGCCGTCCTGCTCAACAAGTTCGAGGAGATGAGCTACGCCGAGATCGGCCAGGTGATGAACCGCTCGCCGGCCGCGGTGAAGTCGCTGCTGGCCCGAGCCCGCAACGAGCTGCGCGAGCGGCTGGAGCCCTACCTGGAGCTGGACGCGCCCGCCCCCGCCCCCCGGCCCCGCGCCGCGGAGGGCTGA
- a CDS encoding C45 family autoproteolytic acyltransferase/hydolase codes for MIARPPGRAAWFCLALFAALGTARAETKTIARCGAGFLEEVDGYRVLHVKGTHYEMGFQQGALLREDIRENIHYLFDVKAKELKVDVAGLSLLNPKRAIAGIAARQRKFIPERFFDELQGVADGAGLDVQDVIVANFIPELFHCSGFALGRSTTKDGRVYHGRVLDYGCDWRLQEHAILTVAEPAGRTPFVNVTYAGFVGSVTGMNAEKVSIGEMGGKGLGHWDGVPMSFLMRMVLEDAKSLDDAVAIFRDNPRTCEYYFVVADGETGKAVGMEASWDVFSVIAMGEAHPKLPVAIADAVVLSAGDRYTELARRVQEGRGGFDADSARKLMDRPVAMKSNLHNVLFETDTGRFWVANADKEGRPAADQPYHAFDLKSLMADRADESAPSLQAPRRAARAGEPAAVR; via the coding sequence ATGATCGCCCGACCGCCCGGCCGCGCCGCCTGGTTCTGCCTCGCCCTGTTCGCGGCCCTCGGCACGGCCCGCGCCGAGACCAAGACGATCGCCCGCTGCGGCGCGGGGTTCCTGGAGGAGGTCGACGGCTACCGCGTGCTGCACGTGAAGGGGACGCACTACGAGATGGGGTTCCAGCAGGGCGCGCTGCTCCGCGAGGACATCCGCGAGAACATCCACTACCTGTTCGACGTGAAGGCCAAGGAGCTGAAGGTCGACGTCGCGGGGCTCAGCCTGCTGAACCCGAAGCGGGCCATCGCCGGGATCGCGGCGAGGCAGCGGAAGTTCATCCCCGAGCGGTTCTTCGACGAGCTGCAGGGCGTCGCCGACGGCGCGGGGCTGGACGTGCAGGACGTCATCGTCGCCAACTTCATCCCCGAGCTGTTCCACTGCTCGGGCTTCGCGCTCGGCCGCTCGACGACCAAGGACGGCCGGGTCTACCACGGTCGGGTGCTCGACTACGGCTGCGACTGGCGGCTGCAGGAGCACGCCATTTTGACCGTCGCCGAGCCCGCGGGCCGGACGCCGTTCGTGAACGTCACCTACGCCGGCTTCGTCGGCTCGGTGACCGGCATGAACGCCGAGAAGGTCTCGATCGGCGAGATGGGCGGCAAGGGCCTGGGCCACTGGGACGGCGTGCCGATGTCGTTCCTGATGCGGATGGTGCTCGAGGACGCGAAGTCGCTCGACGACGCCGTGGCGATCTTCCGCGACAACCCCCGGACCTGCGAATACTACTTCGTGGTCGCCGACGGCGAGACCGGCAAGGCCGTGGGCATGGAGGCGTCGTGGGACGTCTTCAGCGTCATCGCGATGGGCGAGGCGCACCCCAAGCTCCCCGTCGCGATCGCCGACGCCGTCGTCCTCTCGGCCGGCGACCGCTACACGGAGCTGGCCCGCCGCGTGCAGGAAGGCCGGGGCGGGTTCGACGCCGACTCCGCCCGCAAGCTGATGGACCGGCCCGTCGCCATGAAGTCGAACTTGCACAACGTCCTGTTCGAGACCGACACCGGCCGGTTCTGGGTCGCCAACGCCGACAAGGAAGGCCGCCCCGCCGCCGACCAGCCCTATCACGCGTTCGACCTGAAATCCCTGATGGCGGACCGCGCCGACGAATCGGCGCCGAGCCTCCAGGCGCCCCGACGCGCCGCGAGGGCCGGCGAGCCCGCCGCGGTGCGATGA
- a CDS encoding serine/threonine protein kinase, which yields MPEHDVASLVDQLTLIGLISRDQLREARADAEDGSPEAVVRSCLRKGWITSWQVERLRKGDASNFFFGPYRALFHLAEGTFARVYRGERSHSGEPVAIKVLRGRFASDPAAVASFHKEAEAGMRLRHDNIVHILDSGRQEDKHYMAMEYVEGMNLREFLRLRLRLKGDEALPLMVGLAEGLKYSHEHGVTHRDIKATNILIANSGVAKLVDFGLATIETNDGKGMKSQRTVDYSALERSCGSPKGDPRSDVYFLGCVFYHMLTGQVPLEDSESKDPLKKMLKRSFGVIRPLAEHAYAPDPGLSRIVEKMMKMDLKARYQTMAEVAADLETYRDRRRAGAAPPESDHELELDPELGSAIFRNPFLTNDPDAPPDATAEEAMALDLDGFDSRKSDEATDLGALLGLAPAEEPEARPAAAAASPAPAEVETPADARRSLLCVESQAEIQDALRKNLARKGYRVLLIADAEHAAERYRERPTDVVLFDLDGLGSGALEHLKDMRDKAREAAHPFRVVVLLGPRQGALKDKLPAADDQVVLSKPVKLKDVQEALARVDPQG from the coding sequence ATGCCGGAACACGACGTCGCGTCGCTCGTCGATCAGCTGACGCTCATCGGCCTGATCTCCCGCGACCAGCTCCGCGAGGCCCGGGCCGACGCCGAGGACGGCTCGCCCGAGGCGGTCGTCCGCTCGTGCCTGCGCAAGGGCTGGATCACGAGCTGGCAGGTCGAGCGCCTGCGCAAGGGCGACGCCTCGAACTTCTTCTTCGGGCCGTATCGGGCCCTCTTCCACCTGGCCGAGGGGACCTTCGCCCGGGTCTACCGCGGCGAGCGGTCGCACAGCGGCGAGCCGGTCGCGATCAAGGTTTTGCGGGGCCGGTTCGCCTCCGACCCGGCGGCCGTGGCGTCGTTCCACAAGGAGGCCGAGGCCGGCATGCGGCTGCGGCACGACAACATCGTCCACATCCTGGACTCCGGTCGCCAGGAGGACAAGCACTACATGGCGATGGAGTACGTCGAGGGGATGAACCTCCGCGAGTTCCTCCGCCTCCGGCTCCGCCTCAAGGGGGACGAGGCCCTCCCCCTGATGGTCGGCCTGGCGGAGGGCCTGAAGTACTCGCACGAGCACGGCGTGACCCACCGCGACATCAAGGCGACGAACATCCTGATCGCCAACTCGGGCGTCGCCAAGCTCGTCGACTTCGGCCTGGCGACCATCGAGACCAACGACGGCAAGGGGATGAAGAGCCAGCGGACCGTCGACTACTCCGCCCTCGAACGCTCATGCGGCAGCCCCAAGGGGGACCCCCGCTCCGACGTCTACTTCCTGGGCTGCGTCTTCTACCACATGCTCACCGGCCAGGTGCCCCTGGAAGACTCGGAGAGCAAGGACCCGCTCAAGAAGATGCTCAAACGCTCGTTCGGCGTCATCCGCCCCCTCGCCGAGCACGCCTACGCCCCCGACCCCGGCCTGAGCCGGATCGTCGAGAAGATGATGAAGATGGACCTCAAGGCCCGCTACCAGACCATGGCCGAGGTCGCCGCCGACCTGGAAACCTATCGCGACCGCCGCCGGGCCGGGGCCGCCCCGCCCGAGTCCGACCACGAGCTGGAACTCGACCCCGAGCTGGGGAGCGCGATCTTCCGCAACCCGTTCCTCACCAACGACCCCGACGCGCCCCCGGACGCGACCGCCGAAGAAGCCATGGCGCTCGACCTGGACGGGTTCGACTCCCGCAAGAGCGACGAGGCCACCGACCTGGGGGCCCTGCTGGGCCTCGCGCCCGCCGAGGAGCCCGAAGCCCGCCCTGCGGCGGCCGCGGCGTCCCCCGCGCCCGCCGAGGTCGAGACCCCGGCCGACGCCCGGCGCAGCCTGCTCTGCGTCGAGTCCCAGGCCGAGATCCAGGACGCGCTGCGGAAGAACCTGGCGCGCAAGGGCTATCGCGTGCTGCTGATCGCCGACGCCGAGCACGCCGCCGAACGCTACCGCGAACGGCCGACCGACGTCGTCCTCTTCGACCTCGACGGCCTGGGCTCCGGCGCCCTCGAACACCTGAAGGACATGCGCGACAAGGCCCGCGAAGCCGCCCACCCGTTCCGGGTCGTGGTCCTCCTCGGCCCCCGCCAGGGCGCCCTCAAGGACAAGCTCCCCGCCGCCGACGACCAGGTCGTCCTGTCCAAGCCGGTGAAGCTCAAGGACGTCCAGGAAGCCCTCGCCCGGGTCGACCCTCAAGGCTGA
- the rlmN gene encoding 23S rRNA (adenine(2503)-C(2))-methyltransferase RlmN → MGTSSRRGPVRMQVGESQGIEIGAVAKRPLFGASADELRAWVVERGHKAYRVKQIHQWAFHRRAKAFGDMNDVPRDLRDKLDAEWTLFATELAYRGVADDGTDKLLLRCRDGKNIECVLMSDAEETRRSLCISTQVGCGMGCVFCASGLKGVERNLTSAEIFDQVLQAQSLLPPGESVTHIVVMGMGESLANLDALLVALDRVCSAEDGLGMSQRRVTISTVGLPEKIRKLAAQDRQYHLAVSLHAPTEELRDELVPVNEKIGLAAVLEAADDYFQITGRQVTYEYVMLGGVNDRREHARALGKLLKGRKSHVNLIPYNAVAGLPFRRPEPEDVRRFVSDVQSYGVSVTVRRTKGRSIDAACGQLRRRFEAAGSPS, encoded by the coding sequence GTGGGGACGTCTTCCCGTCGGGGGCCGGTGCGGATGCAGGTCGGCGAGTCGCAGGGGATCGAGATCGGTGCGGTGGCGAAGCGCCCGCTGTTCGGGGCGTCGGCGGACGAGCTGCGCGCCTGGGTCGTGGAGCGGGGGCACAAGGCGTATCGCGTCAAGCAGATCCACCAGTGGGCCTTCCACCGGCGGGCGAAGGCGTTCGGCGACATGAACGACGTCCCGCGCGACCTGCGCGACAAGCTCGACGCCGAGTGGACCCTGTTCGCGACCGAGCTGGCCTATCGGGGCGTCGCCGACGACGGCACCGACAAGTTGCTGCTCCGCTGCCGCGACGGCAAGAACATCGAGTGCGTCCTCATGTCGGACGCCGAGGAGACGCGGCGGTCGCTCTGCATCAGCACCCAGGTCGGCTGCGGCATGGGCTGCGTCTTCTGCGCCAGCGGGCTCAAGGGGGTCGAGCGCAACCTCACCTCGGCCGAGATCTTCGACCAGGTCCTGCAGGCCCAGTCTCTGCTGCCGCCGGGCGAGTCGGTCACGCACATCGTCGTCATGGGGATGGGCGAGAGCCTGGCGAACCTCGACGCCCTGCTCGTCGCGCTCGACCGCGTCTGCTCGGCCGAGGACGGCCTGGGGATGAGCCAGCGGCGGGTGACGATCTCGACGGTCGGCCTGCCGGAGAAGATCCGCAAGCTCGCCGCCCAGGACCGCCAGTACCACCTGGCCGTCTCGCTGCACGCCCCCACCGAGGAGTTGCGCGACGAGCTGGTGCCGGTCAACGAGAAGATCGGCCTGGCCGCCGTGCTGGAGGCCGCCGACGACTACTTTCAGATCACCGGCCGCCAGGTGACGTATGAGTACGTGATGCTCGGCGGGGTGAACGACCGCCGCGAGCACGCGCGGGCCCTGGGGAAGCTCTTGAAGGGCCGCAAGTCGCACGTCAACCTGATCCCGTACAACGCGGTCGCCGGCCTGCCGTTCCGCCGCCCCGAGCCCGAGGACGTCCGGCGGTTCGTCTCGGACGTCCAGAGCTACGGCGTGTCGGTCACGGTCCGGCGCACCAAGGGACGGTCGATCGACGCCGCCTGCGGCCAGCTCCGGCGCCGGTTCGAGGCGGCCGGGTCGCCATCGTGA
- a CDS encoding TetR/AcrR family transcriptional regulator: MRKSREEAARTRERIVTAASGEFRKNGIVATGLADLMKAAGLTHGGFYKHFASKDQLVAEACAEAVETILAFLTNAEASGKSAAASYLSTGHRDDPAHGCPLSAIGSELGRGDETTRAAATDGFLKLVAIMARSFGDDPPEAARRKALAAVSTMIGALTMSRVVSDPDLSDEILREAKKSLAGD, translated from the coding sequence GTGAGGAAGTCGCGAGAAGAGGCGGCGCGGACCCGCGAGCGGATCGTGACGGCCGCGTCCGGGGAGTTCCGGAAGAACGGGATCGTCGCGACCGGGCTCGCCGACCTGATGAAGGCCGCGGGCCTGACCCACGGCGGCTTCTACAAGCACTTCGCGTCGAAGGACCAGCTCGTCGCGGAAGCCTGCGCCGAGGCCGTGGAGACGATCCTCGCGTTCCTGACGAACGCCGAGGCCTCGGGGAAGTCGGCGGCGGCGAGCTATCTCTCCACCGGCCACCGGGACGACCCGGCCCACGGCTGCCCGCTGTCGGCGATCGGCAGCGAACTCGGCCGCGGCGACGAAACGACGCGGGCGGCGGCGACCGACGGCTTCCTGAAACTCGTCGCGATCATGGCGAGGTCGTTCGGCGACGATCCACCCGAAGCCGCGCGGCGCAAGGCTCTCGCGGCGGTCTCGACGATGATCGGCGCCCTGACGATGTCGCGAGTCGTGAGCGATCCGGACCTCTCGGACGAGATCCTGCGGGAGGCGAAGAAGAGCCTGGCCGGGGATTGA
- the hemC gene encoding hydroxymethylbilane synthase, giving the protein MAAIVGPRPVGRLVAAWRAVGDAFCGLVFPWRCLLCGTSGPDLHAPFCEGCRAALLALSGGYEAASCPRCASPVGPFADLRGGCSECRGRRLGFDAAIALGPHQEPWRDFVLGLKHERGAYLAPALAALWAEARRDALAAAPADALVVPVPLHWLRRLGRRYNQAEVLARALAEATGREPRAALRRVRRTPHLVGRGRQARALAMRGAFAARPGADVKGRTILLVDDVLTTGATLGSAARALKRAGARRVVAVVVSRELRGGAPMTAPPTTTPELIRIGTRGSRLARWQAEWVADALRARRPGLTVELVEIKTHGDRDRNSPLSAIGGAGLFTKEIQRAVLDGTVDVAVHSLKDLPTQGPEELVLGAVPAREDVADALIAPTHRTLEALPPGAHVGTGSLRRRAQILHARPDLIVSAVRGNVETRLNLALDGKLDAVILAWAGLHRLGLHDRVTQRLEPPAVLPAVGQGALGIECRADDAATRRLLALLDDPEAHRAVVAERRALAELEGGCMIPMAAWGRTSPDGARLLLDAAVFDPDGRTRVAASLEAPLDAADDLGRRVAQALREQGAEAILEAFRAGR; this is encoded by the coding sequence GTGGCCGCGATCGTCGGCCCGAGGCCCGTCGGGAGGCTCGTCGCGGCCTGGCGCGCCGTCGGCGACGCGTTCTGCGGCCTGGTCTTCCCCTGGCGCTGCCTGCTCTGCGGGACGTCCGGGCCCGACTTGCACGCCCCCTTCTGCGAGGGCTGCCGGGCTGCGCTCCTGGCCCTCTCCGGGGGCTACGAGGCGGCCTCCTGCCCGCGCTGCGCGTCGCCGGTCGGGCCGTTCGCCGACCTGCGGGGCGGCTGCTCCGAATGCCGGGGCCGGCGGCTGGGCTTCGACGCCGCGATCGCCCTGGGGCCGCACCAGGAGCCCTGGCGCGACTTCGTTTTGGGGCTGAAGCACGAGCGGGGGGCGTACCTGGCGCCGGCCCTGGCGGCCCTCTGGGCCGAGGCCCGCCGCGACGCCCTGGCGGCGGCCCCGGCCGACGCCCTGGTGGTGCCGGTCCCGCTGCACTGGCTCCGCCGGCTGGGCCGGCGGTACAATCAGGCCGAAGTCCTGGCCCGAGCGCTGGCCGAGGCGACCGGGCGCGAGCCCCGCGCCGCCCTGCGTCGGGTCCGGCGGACGCCCCACCTCGTCGGCCGCGGCAGGCAGGCCCGCGCCCTCGCGATGCGAGGCGCGTTCGCCGCCCGCCCGGGCGCCGACGTGAAGGGCCGGACCATCCTGCTCGTGGACGACGTCCTGACGACCGGCGCCACCCTGGGCTCGGCCGCCCGCGCCCTCAAGCGGGCCGGCGCCCGCCGCGTCGTCGCGGTCGTCGTCTCCCGAGAACTCCGAGGCGGAGCCCCCATGACCGCGCCCCCGACGACGACCCCCGAGCTGATCCGGATCGGCACCCGCGGCAGCCGCCTGGCGCGCTGGCAGGCCGAATGGGTCGCCGACGCCCTCCGCGCCCGCCGGCCCGGCCTGACCGTCGAGCTGGTCGAGATCAAGACCCACGGCGACCGCGACCGCAACTCGCCGCTCTCGGCCATCGGCGGCGCCGGCCTGTTCACCAAGGAGATCCAGCGCGCCGTGCTCGACGGCACGGTCGACGTCGCCGTCCACAGCCTCAAGGACCTCCCCACGCAGGGGCCCGAAGAGCTGGTCCTCGGCGCCGTGCCGGCCCGCGAGGACGTCGCCGACGCGCTCATCGCGCCGACGCATCGGACGCTCGAAGCCCTGCCGCCCGGCGCGCACGTCGGCACGGGCTCGCTCCGCCGCCGCGCCCAGATCCTCCACGCCCGGCCCGACCTGATCGTCTCGGCCGTGCGTGGCAACGTCGAGACCCGGCTCAACCTGGCGCTCGACGGCAAGCTCGACGCCGTGATCCTCGCCTGGGCCGGCCTCCATCGGCTCGGTCTGCACGACCGCGTCACCCAGCGGCTGGAGCCCCCCGCCGTCCTGCCGGCCGTCGGCCAGGGGGCGCTGGGGATCGAATGCCGGGCCGACGACGCCGCGACCCGCCGCCTGCTCGCCCTGCTCGACGACCCCGAGGCCCACCGCGCCGTCGTCGCCGAGCGTCGGGCCCTGGCCGAACTGGAGGGCGGCTGCATGATCCCGATGGCCGCCTGGGGCCGGACCTCGCCCGACGGCGCCCGCCTGCTCCTCGACGCCGCCGTCTTCGACCCCGACGGCCGCACCCGCGTCGCCGCCTCCCTCGAAGCCCCCCTCGACGCCGCCGACGACCTCGGCCGCCGCGTCGCCCAGGCCCTCCGCGAGCAAGGGGCCGAGGCCATCCTCGAAGCCTTCCGCGCGGGTCGCTGA